A DNA window from Pseudomonas sp. B21-056 contains the following coding sequences:
- a CDS encoding LysR substrate-binding domain-containing protein has translation MSRRLPPLYALRAFEAAARCSSFTRAAEELSITQSAVSRHIRTLEEHFACRLFQRSGRNLQLTEAARLLLPGIREGFMALERACHTLSGEDGILRMKAPSTLTMRWLLARLSRFRHLQPGNEVQLTSAWMDVDSVDFNTEPFDCAVLLGNGHFPADWEASFLFPEELIPVGAPNLLNDQPWDVQRLANAELLHPTPDRRDWRSWLERMGLSDKVSLKGGQVFDTLELGMIAAARGYGVSMGDLLMVAEDVAQGRLSLPWPTAVASGEHYYLVWPKTRPGGERLRRLSDFLQGEVKAMQLPAVEHLG, from the coding sequence ATGTCTCGTCGTCTCCCACCTCTTTATGCGTTGCGGGCATTCGAAGCGGCGGCGCGATGCAGCTCGTTCACCCGGGCCGCAGAAGAGCTGTCGATTACCCAGAGTGCGGTCAGCCGCCACATCCGCACGCTCGAAGAACATTTTGCCTGCCGACTGTTCCAGCGCAGTGGTCGCAACCTGCAGTTGACCGAAGCGGCGCGGCTGCTGCTGCCAGGCATACGCGAAGGCTTCATGGCGCTGGAGCGGGCCTGTCATACGCTGTCCGGGGAGGACGGTATCCTGCGCATGAAGGCTCCCTCGACCCTGACCATGCGCTGGCTGCTGGCGCGCCTGAGTCGCTTTCGGCATTTGCAGCCGGGCAACGAGGTACAACTGACCAGCGCCTGGATGGACGTCGATTCGGTGGACTTCAACACCGAACCTTTCGATTGTGCGGTGTTGCTGGGCAACGGACATTTTCCAGCGGATTGGGAGGCCAGTTTCCTGTTTCCCGAGGAACTGATCCCGGTGGGTGCGCCGAACCTGTTGAACGATCAACCGTGGGATGTGCAACGGCTGGCCAACGCCGAGCTGCTCCATCCCACGCCGGACCGTCGCGACTGGCGCAGTTGGCTGGAGCGCATGGGCTTGTCCGACAAGGTCTCGCTCAAGGGCGGGCAGGTGTTCGATACGCTGGAGCTGGGCATGATTGCAGCCGCCCGCGGTTACGGTGTTTCCATGGGCGACCTGTTGATGGTGGCCGAAGACGTGGCCCAGGGGCGCTTGAGCCTGCCGTGGCCGACCGCCGTCGCCAGTGGCGAGCACTATTACCTGGTCTGGCCGAAAACCCGCCCGGGAGGTGAACGTTTGCGTCGGCTCAGTGACTTCTTGCAGGGCGAAGTCAAGGCGATGCAACTGCCTGCAGTGGAGCATCTTGGCTGA
- a CDS encoding xanthine phosphoribosyltransferase, giving the protein MEALHQKIREQGIVLSDQVLKVDAFLNHQIDPQLMKQIGDEFAALFKDSGITKIVTIEASGIAPAIMTGLNLGVPVIFARKQQSLTLTENLLSATVYSFTKKTESTVAISPRHLTSSDRVLIIDDFLANGKASQALISIIKQAGATVAGLGIVIEKSFQGGRAELDAQGYRVESLARVKSLAGGIVTFIE; this is encoded by the coding sequence ATGGAAGCCCTGCACCAGAAAATCCGTGAGCAAGGCATCGTGCTTTCCGACCAGGTCCTGAAAGTCGACGCGTTCCTGAACCACCAGATCGATCCGCAGTTGATGAAACAGATCGGCGATGAATTCGCCGCGCTGTTCAAGGACTCGGGTATCACCAAGATCGTCACCATCGAAGCCTCGGGCATCGCCCCGGCCATCATGACCGGCCTGAACCTCGGCGTGCCGGTGATTTTCGCCCGCAAGCAACAATCCCTGACCCTGACGGAAAACCTGCTCTCGGCGACCGTGTATTCGTTCACCAAGAAGACCGAAAGCACCGTCGCCATCAGCCCCCGTCACCTGACCAGCAGCGACCGGGTGCTGATCATCGATGACTTCCTGGCCAACGGCAAAGCCTCCCAGGCGCTGATTTCCATCATCAAACAGGCCGGCGCCACCGTGGCCGGGCTGGGGATCGTGATCGAGAAGTCGTTCCAGGGTGGCCGCGCGGAACTGGATGCCCAGGGCTATCGCGTCGAGTCCCTGGCGCGGGTGAAATCGCTGGCGGGTGGGATAGTCACCTTTATCGAATAA
- the rep gene encoding DNA helicase Rep, translating to MSRLNPRQQEAVNYVGGPLLVLAGAGSGKTSVITRKIAHLIQNCGIRAQYIVAMTFTNKAAREMKERVGGLLRAGEGRGLTVCTFHNLGLNIIRKEHVRLGYKPGFSIFDETDVKALMTDIMQKEYAGDDGVDEIKNMIGAWKNDLVLPAEALENARNPKEQTAAIVYTHYQRTLKAFNAVDFDDLILLPVKLFQEHADILEKWQNRVRYLLVDEYQDTNASQYLLVKLLIGLRNQFTVVGDDDQSIYAWRGARPENLMLLKEDYPSLKVVMLEQNYRSTSRILRCANVLISNNPHEFEKQLWSEMGHGDEIRVIRCRNEDAEAERVAMEILSLHLRTDRPYSDFAILYRGNYQAKLIELKLQHHQVPYRLSGGNSFFGRQEVKDLMAYFRLIVNPDDDNAFLRVINVPRREIGSTTLEKLGNYATERKISMYAATDEIGLGEHLDSRFTDRLARFKRFMDKVREQCAGEDPIAALRSMVMDIDYENWLRTNSSSDKAADYRMGNVWFLIEALKNTLEKDEDGEMTVEDAIGKLVLRDMLERQQEEEDGAEGVQMMTLHASKGLEFPYVFIMGMEEEILPHRSSIEADTIEEERRLAYVGITRARQTLAFTFAAKRKQYGEVIDCAPSRFLDELPPDDLAWEGNDDTPTEVKAVRGNSALADIRAMLKR from the coding sequence ATGTCCCGACTCAATCCCCGGCAGCAAGAAGCCGTGAACTATGTCGGCGGCCCTCTTTTGGTGCTCGCCGGTGCAGGCTCTGGCAAGACCAGCGTGATCACCCGCAAGATCGCGCACCTGATCCAGAACTGTGGCATCCGCGCCCAGTACATCGTCGCCATGACCTTTACCAACAAAGCCGCCCGGGAAATGAAAGAACGGGTCGGCGGCCTGCTGCGCGCCGGCGAAGGCCGCGGCCTGACGGTCTGCACCTTCCACAACCTGGGCCTGAACATCATCCGCAAGGAACACGTGCGGCTGGGCTACAAGCCGGGCTTCTCGATCTTCGATGAGACCGACGTCAAGGCCCTGATGACCGACATCATGCAGAAGGAGTACGCGGGCGACGACGGCGTCGACGAGATCAAGAACATGATCGGCGCCTGGAAAAACGACCTGGTGCTGCCCGCCGAAGCCCTGGAAAACGCCCGCAACCCCAAGGAGCAGACGGCCGCCATCGTCTACACCCACTACCAGCGCACGCTCAAGGCGTTCAATGCGGTGGACTTCGACGACCTGATCCTGCTGCCGGTCAAGCTGTTCCAGGAACATGCCGACATCCTCGAGAAATGGCAGAACCGAGTTCGCTACCTGCTGGTGGACGAATACCAGGACACCAACGCCAGCCAGTACCTGCTGGTGAAACTGCTCATCGGTTTACGCAATCAGTTCACGGTGGTGGGCGACGACGACCAGTCGATCTACGCCTGGCGTGGCGCGCGGCCGGAAAACCTGATGCTGCTAAAGGAAGACTATCCGTCGCTCAAAGTGGTGATGCTGGAGCAGAACTACCGCTCCACCAGCCGAATCCTGCGCTGCGCCAACGTGCTGATTTCCAACAACCCCCACGAGTTCGAGAAACAGCTGTGGAGCGAGATGGGCCACGGCGACGAGATCCGCGTGATCCGCTGCCGCAACGAAGACGCCGAAGCCGAGCGCGTGGCCATGGAAATCCTCAGCCTGCACCTGCGCACCGACCGGCCGTACAGCGACTTTGCGATCCTGTACCGCGGCAACTACCAGGCCAAGTTGATCGAGCTGAAGTTGCAGCATCACCAGGTGCCCTATCGCCTGTCCGGCGGCAACAGCTTCTTCGGCCGCCAGGAAGTGAAAGACCTGATGGCCTATTTCCGGCTGATCGTGAACCCGGACGACGACAACGCCTTCCTGCGGGTGATCAACGTCCCGCGCCGGGAAATCGGCTCGACCACCCTGGAAAAACTCGGCAACTACGCCACCGAACGCAAGATCTCGATGTACGCCGCCACTGACGAAATCGGCCTGGGCGAACATCTGGACAGCCGCTTCACCGACCGCCTGGCGCGCTTCAAGCGCTTCATGGACAAGGTCCGCGAGCAGTGCGCCGGGGAAGATCCGATCGCGGCGCTGCGCAGCATGGTCATGGACATCGACTACGAGAACTGGCTGCGCACCAACAGTTCCAGCGACAAGGCCGCCGACTACCGCATGGGCAACGTCTGGTTCCTGATCGAGGCCTTGAAGAACACCCTGGAAAAAGACGAAGACGGCGAGATGACCGTCGAGGACGCCATCGGCAAACTCGTGCTGCGGGACATGCTCGAGCGTCAGCAGGAAGAGGAAGACGGTGCCGAAGGCGTGCAGATGATGACCCTTCACGCCTCCAAGGGCCTGGAGTTCCCCTACGTGTTCATCATGGGCATGGAAGAAGAAATCCTGCCGCACCGTTCCAGCATCGAGGCCGACACCATCGAAGAAGAACGGCGCCTGGCCTACGTGGGCATTACCCGGGCACGCCAGACGCTGGCGTTTACCTTTGCCGCCAAGCGCAAGCAATACGGTGAAGTGATCGACTGCGCGCCAAGCCGCTTTCTCGATGAACTGCCGCCGGACGACCTGGCCTGGGAAGGCAACGACGACACCCCGACCGAAGTGAAGGCCGTTCGCGGCAACAGCGCCTTGGCCGATATACGAGCCATGCTAAAGCGCTAG
- a CDS encoding NorM family multidrug efflux MATE transporter, which translates to MIMQHPVRTELRAILRLAGPLIASQLAHMLMVLTDTLMMARLSPEALAGGGLGAASYSFVSIFCIGVIAAVGTLVAIRHGAGDIEGATRLTQAGLWLAWLMALVAGLLLWNLKPVLLMFGQTETNVLSAGQFLVALPFALPGYLSFMALRGFTSAIGRATPVMVISLGGTVANFLLNYALITGMFGLPKLGLTGIGMVTAIVASCMALALAWHIRRHPAYRAYPLLEGLLRPNRQYLKELWRLGLPIGGTYAVEVGLFAFAALCMGTMGSTPLAAHQIALQIVSVAFMVPAGMSYAITMRIGQHYGAGQLLMARLAGRVGIGFGAAVMLAFAMVFWLLPNQLIGLFLDHNDPAFRPVIELAVSLLAVAAWFELFDGTQTIAMGCIRGLKDAKTTFLVGLGCYWLIGAPAAWWMAFHLNWGPTGVWWGLALGLACAAVSLTLAFEGKMKRMIRGGSEQQGFEIVQTE; encoded by the coding sequence ATGATCATGCAGCATCCTGTGCGTACTGAACTGCGGGCCATCCTGCGGCTGGCGGGGCCGTTGATTGCCTCGCAGTTGGCGCACATGTTGATGGTCCTCACCGACACCTTGATGATGGCGCGCCTGAGCCCCGAAGCCCTGGCCGGCGGTGGACTGGGCGCGGCGAGTTATTCGTTCGTGTCGATCTTCTGCATCGGCGTGATCGCGGCGGTGGGCACGCTGGTGGCGATCCGTCACGGTGCCGGCGACATCGAGGGTGCCACCCGCTTGACCCAGGCCGGGTTGTGGCTGGCCTGGCTGATGGCACTGGTCGCCGGACTACTGCTGTGGAACCTCAAGCCGGTGCTGCTGATGTTCGGCCAGACCGAAACCAACGTGCTCTCCGCCGGACAATTCCTGGTGGCGCTGCCGTTTGCCCTGCCCGGCTACCTGAGCTTCATGGCCCTGCGCGGCTTTACCAGCGCCATCGGCCGGGCCACGCCGGTCATGGTGATCAGCCTCGGCGGCACGGTGGCCAACTTTCTGCTCAATTACGCACTCATCACCGGTATGTTCGGGCTGCCGAAACTGGGTCTGACGGGTATTGGCATGGTCACCGCCATCGTTGCCAGTTGCATGGCCCTGGCGCTGGCCTGGCACATTCGCCGGCATCCGGCATACCGGGCGTACCCGTTGCTTGAGGGGCTGTTGCGGCCGAATCGCCAGTACCTCAAGGAGCTGTGGCGCCTGGGCCTGCCGATTGGCGGTACCTATGCCGTAGAAGTCGGGCTGTTCGCGTTCGCCGCGCTGTGCATGGGCACCATGGGCAGCACGCCGCTGGCGGCCCATCAGATCGCCCTGCAGATCGTTTCAGTGGCGTTCATGGTCCCGGCAGGCATGTCGTACGCAATCACCATGCGCATCGGCCAGCACTATGGCGCCGGGCAACTGCTGATGGCGCGACTGGCCGGACGGGTCGGTATTGGCTTCGGCGCCGCAGTGATGCTGGCCTTCGCCATGGTGTTCTGGCTGTTGCCGAATCAGTTGATCGGTTTGTTCCTGGACCACAACGACCCGGCGTTCCGCCCGGTGATCGAGCTGGCGGTGAGCCTGTTGGCCGTGGCGGCGTGGTTCGAACTGTTCGACGGTACGCAGACCATCGCCATGGGCTGCATCCGCGGGCTCAAGGACGCCAAGACCACCTTCCTGGTGGGCCTGGGGTGTTACTGGTTGATCGGCGCACCGGCGGCTTGGTGGATGGCATTCCACCTGAACTGGGGACCGACGGGTGTCTGGTGGGGCCTGGCCCTGGGACTGGCCTGCGCGGCAGTGAGCCTGACGCTGGCGTTTGAAGGGAAAATGAAGCGGATGATCAGGGGTGGGTCGGAACAACAGGGTTTCGAGATCGTCCAGACTGAATGA
- a CDS encoding putative bifunctional diguanylate cyclase/phosphodiesterase → MSTPVEPLRLLLLAEEPEWSAILRECLAPMAGSVVLINAPTWESVSSLFEDSRNAVLLTVAALQPAPGRCHLPTILLLEHEPATPPDGASDWLVRDLLDGATLRRCLRHVRERGVLENTLQRLAEQDPLTGIANRQGFQTLLAARLAESEGRGLALGHLDLDNFRHANDALGHQAGDRLILQVVSRLKGALEAGDQLARLGSDEFALLIDTRRAPQRAEWMAERITQAMAEPYWVDGESLLIGCSLGIAHARAQAGADPLMWHAHIAMQQAKSTQGCTFHVFNERINRNARSLADLESELRRALRRDELELHYQPRLDLEGGHIVGLEALVRWRHGERGLLPPSEFVPLAEQSGLIVPLGYWVISRALRDMQALRERGLAPLHMAVNLSFRQFQDSQLLSTLSRLIAERGVEAQWLEFELTETAVMRRSELVKQTMDALGRLGVRFSLDDFGTGFSSFVHLNSLPIALLKIDKSFVGGMEQREENRKLVHAMINLAHNLNLEVVAEGVETREQLDLLRGFGCDQVQGFLISKPLPLPELVEYLTFDNKSTEVTA, encoded by the coding sequence TTGTCCACGCCTGTCGAACCCTTGCGTTTGCTGTTATTGGCCGAAGAGCCTGAGTGGTCAGCGATATTGCGCGAGTGCCTGGCGCCCATGGCGGGCTCGGTCGTGTTGATCAATGCCCCGACCTGGGAGTCGGTCAGCAGTCTGTTCGAAGACAGCCGCAACGCGGTACTGCTGACGGTCGCGGCCTTGCAACCGGCGCCCGGTCGCTGCCATCTGCCGACCATCCTGCTGCTTGAACACGAGCCCGCGACGCCACCCGATGGCGCCAGCGACTGGTTGGTGCGTGACCTGCTCGATGGCGCGACCCTGCGCCGTTGCCTGCGCCATGTGCGAGAGCGCGGCGTACTGGAAAACACCTTGCAACGCCTTGCCGAACAGGACCCGTTGACCGGCATTGCCAACCGCCAGGGGTTCCAGACCCTGCTGGCGGCGCGCCTGGCTGAAAGCGAAGGCCGTGGCCTGGCACTCGGTCACCTGGACCTGGACAACTTCCGCCACGCCAACGACGCCCTCGGTCATCAGGCCGGTGATCGCTTGATCCTGCAGGTGGTGTCGCGCCTGAAGGGTGCGCTCGAGGCCGGCGATCAACTGGCGCGATTGGGCAGCGACGAGTTCGCCCTGTTGATCGACACCCGCCGGGCACCTCAACGGGCCGAATGGATGGCCGAGCGCATCACCCAAGCCATGGCCGAACCCTATTGGGTGGACGGCGAAAGCCTGTTGATCGGCTGCAGCCTGGGCATCGCCCACGCCCGGGCCCAGGCCGGAGCCGATCCGCTGATGTGGCACGCCCACATCGCCATGCAACAAGCCAAGAGCACCCAGGGCTGCACTTTTCATGTGTTCAACGAGCGCATCAACCGCAACGCCCGCAGCCTCGCCGACCTGGAAAGCGAACTGCGCCGGGCGCTGCGTCGCGACGAACTGGAGCTGCACTACCAGCCCCGATTGGACCTCGAGGGCGGCCATATCGTCGGCCTCGAAGCCCTGGTGCGCTGGCGTCACGGCGAGCGCGGGCTGCTGCCACCGAGTGAATTCGTGCCGCTGGCCGAGCAGAGCGGCCTGATCGTCCCACTGGGCTACTGGGTGATTTCCCGTGCGCTGCGGGACATGCAGGCCCTGCGCGAGCGAGGGCTGGCGCCGCTGCACATGGCGGTCAACCTGTCGTTCCGGCAGTTCCAGGACAGTCAATTGCTATCGACCTTGAGCCGGTTGATTGCCGAGCGGGGCGTTGAAGCCCAGTGGCTGGAATTCGAACTCACCGAAACCGCGGTCATGCGCCGCAGCGAGCTGGTCAAGCAGACCATGGATGCCCTCGGTCGCCTCGGGGTGCGTTTCTCCCTGGACGACTTCGGCACTGGATTTTCCTCGTTCGTGCACCTCAACAGCCTGCCCATCGCCTTGCTCAAGATCGACAAGAGCTTCGTCGGCGGCATGGAGCAGCGCGAAGAGAACCGCAAGCTGGTGCACGCGATGATCAACCTGGCCCACAACCTCAACCTGGAGGTGGTGGCCGAAGGTGTGGAAACCCGGGAGCAACTGGACCTGCTGCGCGGTTTCGGTTGCGATCAGGTGCAGGGCTTCCTGATCAGCAAGCCGTTGCCGTTGCCTGAGCTGGTGGAATACCTGACGTTCGACAACAAGTCGACGGAAGTCACCGCCTGA
- a CDS encoding acetyl-CoA hydrolase/transferase C-terminal domain-containing protein, whose product MVQLCSIEQAVDDVLERLPAHIHLGMPLGLGKPNLFANALYRRIAQLPERQLTIYTALSLGRPNLGDGLQRRFLEPFVERVFGDYPELDYLADLQRDSLPSNIRVEQFFMQPGSLLHSASAQQNYVSSNYSHAARDINAAGLNLIAQLVASDPQYPDRLSLSCNPDITLDLLPMIEKRRAAGETILMVGQVHSDLPYMPGDAEIGIDGFDLLIDEKDSHTLFSTPNMPVGFQDHFIGLHASSLVRDGGTLQIGIGSMGDALTAALLARQADNAGYQALLADLNLSQWAQLIEREGGLEPFAKGLYGCSEMFVNGLLALAEAGIIRRKVYPDESTQEQANAGTLDEAAQPDGICVHGGFFLGPHSFYQRLHELPQDRRLEFNMTRISYINELYGQERLKRLQRLDARFINTVFTMTLLGAGVADQLEDGRVLSGVGGQYNFVAQGHALEGARSILLLRSWREAGGEISSNIVWEYGHCTIPRHLRDIVVTEYGIADLRGKADAAVIEALLNISDSRFQPGLIEQAQNAGKLPKDFRLDPRFADNTSQRLRAIQARHPNLFPEYPLGADFDEVERDLLRALNWLKSKFKLTEMLELGKAALDAPEPSLYPEHLERMQLASTDGLKEDLFQRLLLAGLKATAQ is encoded by the coding sequence ATGGTGCAGTTGTGTTCAATCGAGCAGGCGGTGGATGACGTTCTGGAACGCCTGCCGGCGCATATTCACCTCGGCATGCCCCTGGGGTTGGGCAAGCCCAACCTGTTCGCCAACGCGCTGTACCGGCGCATCGCCCAATTGCCCGAACGACAACTGACCATCTACACGGCCCTGAGTCTGGGCCGGCCGAACCTGGGCGATGGTTTGCAGAGGCGCTTTCTCGAGCCCTTCGTCGAACGCGTCTTCGGTGACTATCCCGAACTCGATTACCTGGCCGACCTGCAGCGGGACAGCCTGCCTTCCAACATCCGCGTCGAGCAGTTCTTCATGCAACCCGGCAGCCTGCTGCACAGCGCATCGGCCCAACAGAACTACGTCAGCAGCAACTACAGCCATGCCGCCCGGGACATCAATGCCGCCGGCTTGAACCTGATCGCGCAACTGGTGGCGAGCGATCCGCAGTATCCGGATCGCCTGAGCCTGAGTTGCAACCCCGACATCACCCTCGACCTGCTGCCGATGATCGAGAAGCGCCGGGCCGCGGGGGAAACCATCCTCATGGTCGGCCAGGTCCATAGCGACCTGCCCTACATGCCGGGGGACGCGGAAATCGGCATCGACGGTTTCGACCTGTTGATCGACGAGAAGGACAGCCACACGCTGTTCTCCACGCCGAACATGCCGGTGGGGTTCCAGGACCATTTCATTGGCCTGCACGCCAGCAGCCTGGTGCGTGACGGCGGCACGCTGCAGATCGGTATTGGTTCCATGGGCGATGCATTGACGGCGGCGCTGCTGGCGCGTCAGGCCGATAACGCCGGGTACCAGGCGTTACTGGCGGACCTGAACCTCAGCCAGTGGGCCCAATTGATCGAGCGCGAGGGAGGACTCGAGCCGTTCGCCAAGGGGTTGTACGGTTGCAGTGAAATGTTCGTCAACGGGTTACTGGCGCTGGCGGAGGCCGGGATCATCCGGCGTAAGGTCTATCCCGATGAGTCGACCCAGGAGCAGGCCAACGCGGGTACGCTCGACGAGGCGGCCCAGCCCGACGGCATCTGTGTCCATGGCGGCTTCTTCCTCGGCCCGCACAGTTTTTACCAGCGCTTGCACGAGTTGCCCCAGGACCGACGGCTCGAATTCAACATGACCCGCATCAGCTACATCAACGAGTTGTATGGCCAGGAGCGCCTCAAGCGTTTGCAGCGTCTCGATGCCCGCTTTATCAACACGGTGTTCACCATGACGCTGCTGGGCGCCGGGGTGGCCGATCAGTTGGAAGACGGACGGGTGCTCAGCGGTGTGGGCGGGCAGTACAACTTCGTCGCCCAGGGGCATGCGCTGGAAGGTGCGCGGTCCATTCTGCTCCTGCGCAGTTGGCGGGAGGCCGGGGGCGAGATCAGCTCGAACATTGTCTGGGAGTACGGCCATTGCACCATTCCCAGGCACCTGCGGGACATCGTGGTGACCGAGTACGGCATCGCCGACCTGCGGGGCAAGGCCGATGCCGCGGTGATCGAAGCGTTGCTGAACATCAGCGATTCACGTTTCCAGCCCGGGTTGATCGAGCAGGCGCAGAATGCGGGCAAGTTACCGAAGGATTTCCGCCTCGATCCGCGGTTTGCCGACAACACGTCGCAGCGTTTGCGGGCGATCCAGGCGCGGCATCCGAATCTGTTTCCGGAGTATCCGCTGGGTGCTGATTTCGACGAGGTGGAGCGGGACCTCTTGCGGGCGCTGAACTGGCTCAAGAGCAAGTTCAAGCTCACCGAAATGCTCGAGTTGGGCAAGGCCGCGCTGGATGCACCGGAGCCCTCGTTGTATCCCGAACATCTGGAGCGGATGCAACTGGCGAGCACCGACGGGTTGAAGGAAGATCTGTTCCAGCGTTTGCTGCTGGCGGGGCTCAAGGCCACCGCGCAATAA